In one Oncorhynchus nerka isolate Pitt River linkage group LG7, Oner_Uvic_2.0, whole genome shotgun sequence genomic region, the following are encoded:
- the LOC115132837 gene encoding pancreatic progenitor cell differentiation and proliferation factor-like: MAAIPSTGSLIATHDYYRRRIGSTSSNSSCGSSEYAGEVIPHPPGLQRQDSGHWWSSFFFANKQNQPGSMVGSEQKSGTYTVNNGQVTCIAREMVLKRQLSESSDSGKMEHGSPPPS, translated from the exons ATGGCAGCAATTCCATCTACCGGCTCTCTCATCGCCACCCATGATTACTACAGAAGGCGCATAGGATCCACCTCTAGCAACAGCTCTTGTGGCAGTTCTGAGTATGCTGGCGAAGTCATTCCACACCCCCCAG GTCTGCAGAGACAGGACTCTGGTCACTGGTGGTCTTCTTTCTTCTTTGCAAACAAACAGAACCAGCCTGGCAGCATGGTTGGATCTGAACAGAA GAGTGGAACATACACGGTGAACAACGGTCAGGTGACTTGTATTGCCAGGGAGATGGTGTTGAAGAGGCAGCTCAGTGAAAGCAGCGACTCTGGGAAGATGGAACATGGGAGCCCACCACCCTCCTAA